In Acidobacteriota bacterium, the genomic window GGTCCCAGCCGTCCGGGTCCGCCAGCACCATCTCCACGACGTCGTAGCCCAGTTTGCCGAACGACGCGAGGAGTTCCGGCAGCATCAGGAAGTCGGCGATCGAGTGGGCCAGACACCCCGTGGCGACCTCTTCCGTCGGCGGCAACCGCCGCCAGTAGGGCTCGCCGATGAGGATGATCCCGCCGGGGCGCAGACTCCGCGCCAGCAGCTCGATGGTGCCCGCGACTCCCCAGCCGATCCAGCAGGCGCCCACACAGGCGGCCACATCGACCGGCTCGTCCGAGACATAGCCGGCCGCGTCGCCATGGATGAACCGGACCTGATCAGCGACACCGAGTTCTGCAGCACGGCGTTTCGCCTGCTCGGTGAACAACGGGCTCAGGTCGATGCCGGTGCCGACGATGCCGTGATCGCGGGCCCAGGTGCAGAGCATCTCCCCCGAACCGCTGCCGAGGTCCAGCACCCGGGCGCCCGGTTCCAGGCGCAGCGCCGCGCCGAGCGTGGCCAGCTTCTCCGGCGTGATCGGGTTGTGGATCCGGTGCGCGCTCTCGGTGATGGTGAATATCCGCGGGATGTCCATGGTGAAAAATCTCCTGACGGGTGTGTTTCGATTCGGTCAGAGCCGGCCGGCCGGTCGCGCCGGCCCGTGGCTGTTTTCAGTGTCCGCGGGCCCGCCGGGGTCAGACGTGAGCGCCATCTTCCGCGATCTTGATTTCATAGTGCTGGGAACGTTCATCAAAGCGCTTCAAAACCCTCCGGGCGCTCGGCGGGACGACGCACGCCTCATAGTCGTCACCGGCAAACTCTTTTACGGCGTCCAGCGACTCGAATCTTATGATCGTGATGAATTCCACTTCATCGCCCACCCTGCGACGCAGCAGTTGAATGTCCTTGAAACCCTGAATCTCCCGGTTCTTGAAGCCCACGAAGATCTCTTCGTTCAGGAGGGCTTCATAGGCGTCCGTCTTGTCCGGCGTCGTCCCTCCATGCCATATTCGCGCGATCATGCGTCCTCCCTTTCAGTTGTGGGTGCCATTGGTTTCTGACAGATGTCCAACGCTCGGCATCGGCTGCGGCCGCACCCGCCGCCTCGGCGGGCCGGCAGCGGCCGTCAGCTGCAAGTCGTCGTCAGGACACGGTCAAGGGGTTGATCCGCTTGACCTCCCGTCCGATCTCCTGGGCGGCATCCCACAGGTCGACCGCGCGCTGCGCATTCAGCCAGAACTCGGGGGAGTTGCCAAACAAACGCGACAGCCGGAGCGCCATCTCCGGGCTGACCGAGCGGCGCTCACGCAGCAGCTCATTCACGGTCTGTCGCGAAACGCCCAACGCCGCCGCGAGACCGGAGGCCGTCAGGCCATAGTCAGGCAGGAAGTCCTCCCGAAGGATCTCCCCCGGGTGGATGGGGCGAACAACCTTCCGCCTTGTGTTCAGGATGCTCATCCTGCACCTCGCTTCAGTGAGAATCTGTCACTTCAACATCGCAGGCGTCGCCCTCAACGAACCGGAAGCAGATGCGCCACTGGTCGTTGATGGTGATCGCATGCTGTCCTTCCCGGTCTCCGCCGAGTTTGTGGCGCCGATCGCCCGGAGGAACCCGGAGGTCATCCAGGCGCGCGGCCAGATCGATGGACTCGAGCTTTCTTCTCGCCCGCCGCACCAAGTCTGGCGGCAATCGCCTGGACCGGCCGGTTGCAAACAGTTCCGCCGTGTGCTTGTCGACGAAGCTCTTGATCACGGTTCAAGTGTAATGTGTCACGTGACAGTTGTCAAGTCCCCGACCCCGTGGCCTCACAATGGCAGTAGCGCCCGTCCGCCGGACGGGCGCCGAGACACTCAGCGGGAGGTGGCGGAATTTCGATACGTCGTTGCTGCGATTCGGCATGAACTCGTGGGCGAATCGCTCAACCGTGCCGAGGGAGCGGGCCGCGCCCGGCCGTAGCACGGCCTACCGGGTGCGGCCTACGGCGATGCATCACGGGAACGAGGCGCGAGGCTCGAGTCTCGAGCCTCGATTGCTCAGTGACTCCCGATTATTTGCCAATTTTTGGCAGGATTTTCACCGCGCGATCGGCCGGGTCGCCCCTCCCACCATCGACCGGCACCGCCCACACTTTCACGACGAAAATAGCCAGGCGCAGCCCCGCGCACGCGGGGCAGCGCCTGGACAGTCGTTGTATTTGACGTCGCGCGCCCCTGATCAGGGGCGCGGGGAAGATCATCGCAGACATCGTTCGTCGACCGCGATGTGGTGCAGACGGAGCAACCGAACCAACTCCTCTCGCGCCGATACCCGCCGGTGGTGTTCCACCTGGTTCTCAATGTACCGCCGGACGGCTGGGACCTGAGAGGCACTCACCGAGAACGCCGAGTATCCGTCCTGCCAATCGAACCAGGGCGCGTTCTGCACCGTGTGAATCCATTCCGAAGCGCCCCCTTTGATTTCACGAACCAGGTCGCACAATCGATGGGTGGGTTTGAAACCGAGCAGCGTATGGGCATGGTCGGCGATTCCCCCGATCGCCGAGGCAACCGCCCCGTGGTTGCGGCAGATTCCGCCCATGGACGCCCACATGGCCTCGCGCCAATCGTCGGCGATCCACGGCTGCCGGCCGCGGGTGGAAAACACCAGATGAGCCTGGAGACTGAAATAGGTGTTGGGCATGGTTCCCTCCCGAATGATGGATTCATCTATCCAAACGGGCGGGAAGGATTTTTTCCGATGATTCGAGCCGAATTTCTCCGCGCCCCTGCCCCGGGGCGCGCCGTGTTCTAACATTCCGCCGTCCAGGCGCTGCCCCGCATTCGCGGGGCTGCGCCTGGCTATTTTCGTGGCGATCCGAACAGTGTGCCGATCACACCCAAGGGTGCACAGAGTGGAAATTGACAATCATCAGTAATGGGTTCCGGCTCCGCCGGGATGGGATTGCGAGCACGATTACAAGTACGAATACAAATGACGATTGCGATCACGGAACATGCATCCAAGCCCCAGAACCCAGGGCCCAGGTCAGCATTACGGGAACGAGCCTCGAGTCTTGAGCCTCGATTACGATTACGATTACGATTACGATCACGAGCACGAATTACGATGACGAGCACGAACCATCAACCATCAACCATCAACTCTCCCTGTGTCCTCCGTGTCCTCTGCGGTGAATCAGCGGAATTCGGACATCGGACATCGTGGATCGGCCGGCAGGGGACCGCAAAACCTTTCAACTTTCCAACATTCAAACTTTCGAGCATTCGGTCCCCGGCCACCCATCAACCCCAACTTGAACTATACAATAACAGCAGATTCCTGATGCGTCCCGGCCGGGCCCGATGATATAATTCAATCCCTTTCCGGACCGGCTGTACAGGCGGCCCCCCGCCCCCGGATGACCGGTCCGAATAACGGGACCGCCCGAGACGCTGGATTATTCTTTCCCGGAGGATTCCATATGGGAATGACCATGGTGCAGAAGATCCTGGCCAGGGCCACCGGCCAGGCCCGCGTGAACGTCGGCGACGTGGTGGAGCCGGCGGTGCGCACGGCCATGTCCCACGAGAACGGGGCGCTGGTGATCAACCAGTTCCTCGAAGTGTTCAAGGACACCGGCCTGGAGCCGAAGGTGTGGGACCCGTCGAAGATCGTGCTCATCTTCGACCACCGCGTCCCCGCCGAGAGCTCCAAGACGGCCACCAATCATAAGAAGATCCGCGAATTCGCCGCCAGGCAAGGCATCCCCAACCTGCATGACATCCGCGGCGACGA contains:
- a CDS encoding class I SAM-dependent methyltransferase encodes the protein MDIPRIFTITESAHRIHNPITPEKLATLGAALRLEPGARVLDLGSGSGEMLCTWARDHGIVGTGIDLSPLFTEQAKRRAAELGVADQVRFIHGDAAGYVSDEPVDVAACVGACWIGWGVAGTIELLARSLRPGGIILIGEPYWRRLPPTEEVATGCLAHSIADFLMLPELLASFGKLGYDVVEMVLADPDGWDRYEAAKWLTMRRWLEANPGDEMANEVRAQLTAEPARYAAHTREYMGWGVFALMGR
- a CDS encoding antibiotic biosynthesis monooxygenase; this translates as MIARIWHGGTTPDKTDAYEALLNEEIFVGFKNREIQGFKDIQLLRRRVGDEVEFITIIRFESLDAVKEFAGDDYEACVVPPSARRVLKRFDERSQHYEIKIAEDGAHV
- a CDS encoding HigA family addiction module antidote protein codes for the protein MSILNTRRKVVRPIHPGEILREDFLPDYGLTASGLAAALGVSRQTVNELLRERRSVSPEMALRLSRLFGNSPEFWLNAQRAVDLWDAAQEIGREVKRINPLTVS
- a CDS encoding type II toxin-antitoxin system RelE/ParE family toxin, giving the protein MIKSFVDKHTAELFATGRSRRLPPDLVRRARRKLESIDLAARLDDLRVPPGDRRHKLGGDREGQHAITINDQWRICFRFVEGDACDVEVTDSH
- the tnpA gene encoding IS200/IS605 family transposase, producing the protein MPNTYFSLQAHLVFSTRGRQPWIADDWREAMWASMGGICRNHGAVASAIGGIADHAHTLLGFKPTHRLCDLVREIKGGASEWIHTVQNAPWFDWQDGYSAFSVSASQVPAVRRYIENQVEHHRRVSAREELVRLLRLHHIAVDERCLR